The following coding sequences lie in one Lolium perenne isolate Kyuss_39 chromosome 2, Kyuss_2.0, whole genome shotgun sequence genomic window:
- the LOC127331638 gene encoding uncharacterized protein: protein MQATGEHAAGNSDGGGRPSGDHRRMGEDIGQPRRRDPWMETPDYGRSDDLFSIEVNHGGFFCGLGMNRVYLDTKVDLFDDISRRSFCCASLGYILKELGYSIADLNIRVYWCKPGKTIGDGLVAIKQEKDADMMKNCVVEEKKLIMYVDHVNLLEKQRWDDVNQQHVPLPDVMSPPKQGYEHISEVDDVGNGDEKDVVMSCCSASSSDLDSDFADSDYEFEEDDEHFKKNVDEGVKDDLMEKTTSKSMREPEKYIGEEDELELPEDHKGEITYKWKMFNKLTDMQNPTFKTGMIFSNVQELRAAISMYCVRNRRKLKKVRNNAIRVEVVCQPKCPWKLIATKQTRTEGSFAVTKLNDVHTCERVWEVKELTAPLIAQEYLEEIRDNENLSLKSFAKNLEHHTIQKKHLLTFPLEEEEGQNGCCGERVKLLLMWTLTHPRHHHWMFLKPDH, encoded by the exons ATGCAGGCGACGGGTGAGCACGCCGCCGGCAACAGCGACGGGGGCGGCAGGCCCTCCGGGGATCATCGGCGAATGGGAGAAGATATAGGACAGCCGCGTCGACGAGATCCATGGATGGAAACTCCAGATTACG GTCGAAGTGATGATCTTTTCAGCATTGAAGTGAACCATGGAGGTTTTTTCTGTGGATTAGGAATGAATAGGGTATATTTGGATACAAAAGTCGACTTGTTTGATGATATCAGCCGACGTAGTTTCTGTTGTGCAAGTTTGGGCTACATTTTGAAGGAATTGGGATACAGTATTGCTGATCTAAACATAAGGGTGTACTGGTGCAAGCCTGGGAAGACAATTGGAGATGGTCTGGTGGCAATCAAACAGGAGAAAGATGCAGATATGATGAAGAATTGTGTAGTAGAAGAGAAGAAACTGATCATGTATGTTGATCATGTCAATTTGCTGGAGAAACAAAGGTGGGATGATGTCAATCAGCAGCATGTGCCACTGCCTGATGTTATGAGTCCACCAAAACAAGGTTACGAGCACATATCAGAAGTTGATGATGTAGGCAACGGTGATGAGAAGGATGTTGTCATGTCTTGCTGTAGTGCTAGTTCTTCAGACTTGGACAGTGATTTTGCAGATTCAGACTATGAGTTCGAAGAAGATGACGAGCACTTCAAGAAGAATGTTGATGAAGGTGTGAAAGATGATTTAATGGAGAAGACAACATCGAAATCCATGAGAGAACCTGAGAAATATATTGGAGAAGAAGATGAGCTAGAGCTGCCTGAAGACCACAAGGGAGAAATCACATACAAGTGGAAAATGTTCAACAAGCTGACAGACATGCAAAATCCCACATTCAAAACTGGAATGATTTTCTCCAATGTCCAGGAGTTGAGAGCTGCAATTTCCATGTACTGTGTGAGGAATAGAAGGAAGCTCAAGAAGGTGAGAAATAATGCAATTAGAGTTGAAGTTGTGTGCCAACCTAAGTGTCCATGGAAATTAATTGCCACAAAGCAGACAAGGACAGAAGGTTCATTTGCTGTGACAAAGTTGAATGATGTGCACACATGTGAGAGGGTGTGGGAGGTGAAGGAGCTCACGGCTCCTTTGATTGCACAAGAGTACTTGGAAGAGATTAGGGATAATGAGAATTTATCACTGAAATCCTTTGCGAAGAACCTAGAGCATCACACTATCCAGAAGAAACACTTACTGACATTCCCCCTAGAGGAAGAGGAAGGGCAGAATGGCTGCTGTGGGGAGAGGGTCAAGCTGCTGCTGATGTGGACGTTGACACATCCCAGGCACCACCACTGGATGTTTCTCAAGCCTGATCACTAG